The Streptomyces sp. NBC_01276 genome contains the following window.
CGGCTGCGGGCCGCGGCCTCGGCCGTCGACGCCGCCCGCGTGCGCTGCGCCGAACTGGACCGGCTCTCCCGCCAGGCCGAGCACGAGCTGCGCGCCCTGGGCCCGCTGCGCGAGGCGTACGAGCGCGTGGCCCGCCTCGCCGGGCTCACCGCGGGAACCTCCGCCGACAACGAACGCAAGATGCGGCTGGAGGCGTACGTCCTGGCCGCGCGGCTGGAGCAGGTCGCCGCCGCCGCGACGGTCCGGCTGCTGCGCATGTCCGGCGGGCGCTACACCCTCGTCCACTCCGACGCCCGCGCGGGCGGACGCGGGCGCTCCGGCCTGGGTCTGCACGTGGTGGACGCCTGGACCGGCAGCGAGCGCGACACCGCCACCCTCTCGGGCGGCGAGACCTTCTTCGCCTCCCTCGCCCTGGCCCTCGGCCTGGCCGACGTGGTCACCGACGAGGCCGGCGGGATGCGCCTGGACACCCTCTTCATCGACGAGGGCTTCGGCAGCCTCGACGACCAGGCGCTGGACGAGGTGCTGGACGTACTGGACTCGCTGCGCGAACGGGACCGCAGCGTCGGCATCGTCAGCCACGTGGGCGACCTGCGCACCCGGGTCCAGGCCCAGCTGGAGATCGTCAAGCAGCGCGGCGGCTCGGTGGTGCGCCACCGCACGGCGGGGGTCACGGACTGAGCGGTCGCCGGGACAGCGGGGACGAGTAGACGATGCTCGTGGTGACCGGCCCCAGTCCCGCGATCCGGCCCGTGACCTCCTCCAGGTGCGCCATGGAGCGGGCGGCCACCTTGAGGACGAAGCAGTCGTCGCCGGTCACGTGGTGGGCCTCCAGGATCTCGGAGGTGGCGTCCAGGAAGTCGTGGAACGGCTTGTAGTTCCCGTGCGGATAGCGCAGCCGCACCAGCGCCAGGATGGTCTTGCCGAGCTTCTCGTGGTCGACCACGGCCGTGTAGCCGGTGATGATCCCGGCCTCCTCCAGGCGGCGGACGCGCTCGGTGACGGCGCTCGCGGACATGGAGACGGTACGGGCCAGCTCCGTGAAGCTGGCGCGGCCGTCCTGCTGGAGGGCCGCCAGGATCCGCCAGTCGGTGGCGTCGGGGGAATAGTCGGTCATGTTTGCAGGTCTAGCAGTGGAATCCCCGGGAGAACAAGGGAAAGGCCGGGGAAATCCACTTCCCGGCTTGATCGACAGTTCGTAGATTTTCAGCCATGACGACGAACGCGCAGCTCACCGACACGGCCACCGCCCCCGCCACCTCCCCCGCCACGGTCAACCCCGTGCTCCGGGTCCCCGCGGCGAGCCCGGCGGCCGCCGCCGCGTACTTCGCCGCGAGCCTGGCCTTCCACGCGGACGTGTCCGACGTCGCCACCGCCTTCAAGGCCCACCGCGAACAGGGCGCCGAGCTGGGCTTCCAGCTGGTCGACTCGCGCTCCACCCCCTCCTGGGACCAGGCCCACGTGCCCGGTGCGATCCACCTGCCCACCGCCCTGATCCCGGAGCAGGCCGAGCGGCTCCTCGACCGGAACCTGCCCGTGGTGACGTACTGCTGGGGCCCCGGGTGCAACGGCGGCACCCGTTCCGCCCTGGCCCTGGCCGAACTGGGCTTCCAGGTCAAGGAGATGCTCGGTGGCATCGAGTACTGGATCCGCGAGGGCTTCGAGGTCGAGACCTGGCAGGGCACCGAGCGGCGCGCCGGGGCCGACCCGCTGACCGCCCCCACCGACTCGGACGACTGCGGCTGCTGAACCGCGGCGCGGACACGGCCGTCCGCACGGCGACGGGCCGCCCGATCCCCCGGGGGAACGGGCGGCCCGTCGCGGTTGCGGCCCGCGGGGTCAGAGCTTCGAGAGCTCGTCCACCAGGTCGTCCAGGCCCAGCGAGCCCTGCGACAGCGCGGCCATGTGCCACGCCTTGAGGTCGAAGGACTCCCCGTGCGCGGCACGGGCGTTGTCCCGGCCCAGCAGCCAGGCGCGCTCGCCCAGCTTGTAGCCGATCGCCTGTCCGGGCATCGACAGGTAGCGGGTCAGCTCGCTCTCGATGAACTCCGCCGGCCGGCCGCTGTGCAGGCCGAAGAACTCCTGCGCCAGCCCGACCGTCCACCGCTCGCCCGGGTGGAACGGGGAGTCCGCCGGGATGTCCAGCCCCAGGTGCATGCCGATGTCCACGATCACCCGCGCGGCGCGCATCATCTGGCAGTCCAGGTAGCCCAGGCGCTGCTCGGCGTCCTTGAGGTAGCCCAGCTCGTCCATCAGGCGCTCCGCGTACAGCGCCCAGCCCTCGGCGTTCGCGCTGACCAGGCCCACGCTCGCCTGGTAGCGCGACAGCTGGTCGGCCACGTGGGTCCACTGCGCGAGCTGCAGGTGGTGGCCCGGCACGCCCTCGTGGTACCAGGTGGAGACCAGGTCGTACACGGGGAAGCGGGTCTGCCCCATGGTCGGCAGCCAGGTGCGGCCCGGACGGGAGAAGTCCTCCGACGGGTTGGTGTAGTACGGCGCCGCCGCGCCGCCCGCCGGGGCGATCATCGACTCGACGCGCTTGACCCGCTCGGCGAGTTCGAAGTGGGTGCCGTCGAGGTTCTCGATCGCCTCGTCCATCAGACCCTGCAGCCAGGCGCGGACCTCGTCGACGCCGTCGATGTGGGTGCCGTGCTCGTCCAGGTGCCGCAGCGCGTCCCACGGGTTCGGCTCGCCGGGCAGGATCTTGGCGGCCTCCTCCTTCATCTCCGCGAGCAGCCGGTGGTACTCCGACCAGCCGTAGGCGTACGCCTCGTCCAGGTCCAGGTCGGTGCCGTTGAAGTAGCGCGACCAGCGGGCGTAGCGCTCGCGGCCCACCGGGTCGGGGGCGTCCGCGACGGCCGGGGCGTACACGTCGCGCATCCAGTCGCGCAGTTCGGCGACGGCCGCGGTCGCGGCGGCGGCGGCCTCGTCCAGCTCCGCGCGCAGGGACTCCGGTCCGGCGGCGGCGAACGTGCCGAAGAAGTCCCCGGTCCCGTCCGCGCCCTCGCCGGCCCAGGTGGTGAGCTGCTCGACGAAGGTGGCCGCGGGGCGCGGGCTGCCGTACAGCCCGCGCTCCAGGCCGAGGGCGAGGCTCTCGCGGTAGCCGGCGTAGCTCGCCGGCACGGCGCGCAGCCGCTCGGCGATGGCGGCCCAGTCCTCTTCGGTGTCCGCCGGGGTCACGGTGAAGATCTCGCGGACCGAGTGCGCGGGGGAGTGGATGTTGCTGACGGCGCGCAGGTCCTCGTCGGCCTCGTGGACCGCGAGTTCGGCGTTCAGCCGCTCGCGCAGCAGGCGGGCGCAGCGCCGCTCGACGTCCGTGTCGGCGCCGGGCAGCCGCTCGGCGGCGTCCAGCCGGGCGAGGGTGGTGCGCGACAGCTCGGCGGCGGCGGCGCGGCCGGCGGGGGAGTAGTCCGGCAGCCTGCCGGAGCTGGCGGCGACACCGAGGTAGGTGCCCGTGATCGGGTCGATGGCGATGAGGTCGTCGACGTAGGCGTCGGCGACCTGACGGGGCAGACGGGCTGCGCTGTCGCTGTGGAGGGTCTCTGACATGCGGCCATCTTCGTACGAGGGAGCCCCCTACGTCATCACCGTAGTCGCCCAGCCTCCTGTCGGGGCCGCCCCCGACGGGGCGGGGTGGCCCTCCGGGAGATCCGGACCACCGTACGCGCGGGCCCACTTCGGGCCGGTGGCGCGAGCCGACGTGCGGCGGGACGCCGGGGGTGGCGGCCGGGTCCCGCCGGCTCCCGCCGGGTCCGCGCCCCAGCGCCGCCCGATCCCGGGTCGAGCGCGGCCCCAGGACGGCTGCGGGCCCGGCCGGTGTCCGTCCGGGCCCGCAGGATCAGCGCCGGTGCCGGGGCGGCGCCTCGTACGGGGCCTGCGCGCGCGGGAGTTCGTAGGGCAGCCGCGTGGGGACGGGGGTCGCGTCCAGCCGGGCGGTGATCACCAGGGTGCCCTCCTCGATCTGGTAGTCGAGGGGGAGGCCGAGGCCGCGCATGGCGGCGACCATCCCGGTGTTGGCGGCCTGGGTCACCGCGTAGACGCTGTCGCAGCCGGCCTCGACGGCCATCGCCAGCAGCCGGCGCAGGAGTTCGGAGCCGATGCCGCGGCGCTGCCAGTCGTCCTCGATGAGCAGCGCCACCTCGGTCTCGTCACCGTCCCACAGCAGGTGGCCGAGGGCGACGAGCTTGCCCGAGGCGGTGGTGGCGGCGAGGGTGCGGCCGAAACGGGGGCTGAGCAGGTGGCCCAGGTAGCGGTCCGCGTCGGAGACCGGGCCGTGGTAGCGCAGGCCGAGCGTGCGCTCGGTGCAGCGGTCGTGCATCGCGCGGGCGGCCGCGAGGTCGTCGCCGTCGGCGCGGCGCACGGTGATCTCGTTGCCCTCGGGCAGCGTCAGGACGTCCTGGCTGCGCGGGACGCGGGGGCCGAGGCGGGCGTCGAGCTCGACGAGGGCCCGGGCACGGGCGAACTCGGTCGGGGTGAAGGGCAGGTAGGGCCGCTCGACGGTGATCGCGCCGCCCGACGGGTCGCGCAGCCGCATCACGGTCGCCTCCAGAACCCCTTCGACGGGGGCGTCGGCGCCCGCGTTGGGGCGGCCGGAGAGGGTGGTCGCCGGGATCGAGTGGATGGTGCAGCGGCCGAGCAGGTGGCGCAGCGCGAGCGGGAGTTCGGCGGCGTCCAGGGCGGTGCGGGTGGCCAGGCCGAGTACCCGGGTGGGGGTGTCCACCAGGTCGTGGGCGTCGGCGCGTTCGATCCAGGTGCTGTGGCCGCCGGCCCGCGCGACGGAGCGGGTGAGGTCGCCGGAGGCCAGGTCCTGCGGGGCGCGCAGCAGGAACTCGTCCACCGTGCCGCCCTCGGGGAGGGGGTGGGTCTGCAGGTTCAGGATGTCGACGCCCTTCCCGGCGAGCGCGGTGCACAGCGCCGCCAGGCTGCCGGGCTCGTCGCGCACGGTCGTCCGCATCCGCCACAGGGAGGTGCCGGCGCCGGTGGCCGACGGCCCGGCCGCAGCGCGCGGCGCCGGGCCGGAGGGCGCGGTGTCGGCCGGGGGCGGCGCATGGCTGTGCCGACGGGCCCACCAGGTGTGGAAGGCCGCCGTGACCAGGAGCGCGACGGCCGAGGCCACCAGCAGGACGGGGCCGCCGGGGCCGTGGGCGACGAGGTTCGCGATGCCGTCGGCGACCGCCACGGCGCAGAAGAGGGCGGCGAGTTCGACGAGGTCACGGCGCCAGTGGTGGCGGTGCGGACGCGGGGCTGCGGAGGCGGGGGTACGGTCAGTCATGCACACCACTGTGGCTCAGGGGTGTTGCGTGATCACGAACGATCTGTGACCGACTGGTTAAGTGTCGATCTGGCCGGTTTCTTCCAGTTTTCAGGCGGATTTCCGATGGGGCCCGCCGTACCGCGGTCACTCCTGTCCGACACGACCCGGCTGGAGAACTTGGGTGAAGAGCACGCCGCCCCCTTGGCGGCGCAACCGGACCGTGAGCTCCCCGCTGCCGCCGTCGATCTCCACCTCACCGTAGTACGGGGGGTTCTCGGCCGGGGACATGTTGGCCACCGGAGCCGACTGGACGTAGGCCGTACGCGGGCCGAAGGTGGCGTCGAGCCGTCCTGCCGGGAAGCCGCCCGCGCCGATGGGGCCGGACACGAACTCCCAGAACGGCGCGAAGTCGGAGAAGGCCGCGCGCTCGGGTGCGTAGTGGTTGGCGGCCGTGTAGTGGACGTCTGCGGTGAGCCAGAGGGTGCCCGTGATGTGCTGGTGCTTGATGTGGCGCAGGAGGTCCGCGATCTGGAGCTCGCGCCCGAGCGGAGCCCCCGGGTCGCCCTGGGCGACCGCCTCGAAGTTCACCGCCCCGTCGGGGACGACGATGCCCAGCGGCATGTCGGCGGCGATGACCTTCCAGGTGGCACGGGAGCGGGAGAGCTCCCGCTTGAGCCAGGCGAGTTGTTCGGCGCCCAGGATGCCGACCGGGTCGTCGGTCCGGCGGTCGGGGGAGTTGGCGTCCCGGTACGTGCGCATGTCCAGCACGAACACGTCCAGCAGCGGGCCGTGCCGCATCACCCGGTACATCCGCCCCTCGGCGCGCCCGCCCCGCAGGTCGGTGACCGGGAAGTACTCGCCGAAGGCCTGACGGGCCCGGCCGGCGAGGGTGTCGACGTCCCTGACGGTGTAGCGGGGATCGTCGATCAGCTGGCCCGGGTACCAGTTGTTGCGCACCTCGTGGTCGTCCCACTGGGCCAGGACGGGTACCTGGGCGTAGAAGTCGCGCAGATTGCGGTCGAGCAGGTTGTAGCGGAAGTTCCCGCGGAACTCGGTGAGGGTTTCGGCGACCTTCGCCTTCTCCTCGGTCGTGACGTTGTGCCAGATGCGTCCGTCGGGCAGCGGCACGGCGGCCTGGATCGGTCCGTCGGCGTAGATCGTGTCGCCGCTGAAGAGGAAGAAGTCGGGGTCGCGCAGCC
Protein-coding sequences here:
- a CDS encoding Lrp/AsnC family transcriptional regulator, which gives rise to MTDYSPDATDWRILAALQQDGRASFTELARTVSMSASAVTERVRRLEEAGIITGYTAVVDHEKLGKTILALVRLRYPHGNYKPFHDFLDATSEILEAHHVTGDDCFVLKVAARSMAHLEEVTGRIAGLGPVTTSIVYSSPLSRRPLSP
- a CDS encoding rhodanese-like domain-containing protein, with product MTTNAQLTDTATAPATSPATVNPVLRVPAASPAAAAAYFAASLAFHADVSDVATAFKAHREQGAELGFQLVDSRSTPSWDQAHVPGAIHLPTALIPEQAERLLDRNLPVVTYCWGPGCNGGTRSALALAELGFQVKEMLGGIEYWIREGFEVETWQGTERRAGADPLTAPTDSDDCGC
- a CDS encoding DUF885 domain-containing protein, whose amino-acid sequence is MSETLHSDSAARLPRQVADAYVDDLIAIDPITGTYLGVAASSGRLPDYSPAGRAAAAELSRTTLARLDAAERLPGADTDVERRCARLLRERLNAELAVHEADEDLRAVSNIHSPAHSVREIFTVTPADTEEDWAAIAERLRAVPASYAGYRESLALGLERGLYGSPRPAATFVEQLTTWAGEGADGTGDFFGTFAAAGPESLRAELDEAAAAATAAVAELRDWMRDVYAPAVADAPDPVGRERYARWSRYFNGTDLDLDEAYAYGWSEYHRLLAEMKEEAAKILPGEPNPWDALRHLDEHGTHIDGVDEVRAWLQGLMDEAIENLDGTHFELAERVKRVESMIAPAGGAAAPYYTNPSEDFSRPGRTWLPTMGQTRFPVYDLVSTWYHEGVPGHHLQLAQWTHVADQLSRYQASVGLVSANAEGWALYAERLMDELGYLKDAEQRLGYLDCQMMRAARVIVDIGMHLGLDIPADSPFHPGERWTVGLAQEFFGLHSGRPAEFIESELTRYLSMPGQAIGYKLGERAWLLGRDNARAAHGESFDLKAWHMAALSQGSLGLDDLVDELSKL
- a CDS encoding GNAT family N-acetyltransferase; the encoded protein is MTDRTPASAAPRPHRHHWRRDLVELAALFCAVAVADGIANLVAHGPGGPVLLVASAVALLVTAAFHTWWARRHSHAPPPADTAPSGPAPRAAAGPSATGAGTSLWRMRTTVRDEPGSLAALCTALAGKGVDILNLQTHPLPEGGTVDEFLLRAPQDLASGDLTRSVARAGGHSTWIERADAHDLVDTPTRVLGLATRTALDAAELPLALRHLLGRCTIHSIPATTLSGRPNAGADAPVEGVLEATVMRLRDPSGGAITVERPYLPFTPTEFARARALVELDARLGPRVPRSQDVLTLPEGNEITVRRADGDDLAAARAMHDRCTERTLGLRYHGPVSDADRYLGHLLSPRFGRTLAATTASGKLVALGHLLWDGDETEVALLIEDDWQRRGIGSELLRRLLAMAVEAGCDSVYAVTQAANTGMVAAMRGLGLPLDYQIEEGTLVITARLDATPVPTRLPYELPRAQAPYEAPPRHRR
- a CDS encoding alkaline phosphatase, with translation MPHTRRSLLGGSLAVPLGLALSTAFAAPALAASAGAPAFVRSGRPAALWGAQSGEITSYSATVWTRSDRPARMYVETSPSESFRYGVRRHGGPFLGPATDFTGTATLRDLPPGRQIHYRVVLTDPDDPRRSSEPARGTFRTTPVSRRGDVRFLWSGDLAGQGWGINPELGGYRVFEEMRLRDPDFFLFSGDTIYADGPIQAAVPLPDGRIWHNVTTEEKAKVAETLTEFRGNFRYNLLDRNLRDFYAQVPVLAQWDDHEVRNNWYPGQLIDDPRYTVRDVDTLAGRARQAFGEYFPVTDLRGGRAEGRMYRVMRHGPLLDVFVLDMRTYRDANSPDRRTDDPVGILGAEQLAWLKRELSRSRATWKVIAADMPLGIVVPDGAVNFEAVAQGDPGAPLGRELQIADLLRHIKHQHITGTLWLTADVHYTAANHYAPERAAFSDFAPFWEFVSGPIGAGGFPAGRLDATFGPRTAYVQSAPVANMSPAENPPYYGEVEIDGGSGELTVRLRRQGGGVLFTQVLQPGRVGQE